Proteins from a single region of Candidatus Krumholzibacteriia bacterium:
- a CDS encoding chemotaxis protein CheA, whose product MSVNPTDFAATYRLEAEELLSELEETLLELEESPDDEELVARTFRALHTIKGSGAMNGFDTIAEFTHDIETMFDKVREGELSIDREIVDLGLRAKDHIRGLLNDDAEVSAGAPILVRVKQIMGGDAGDADAPKTQAASRKKEPVTYRVRFKPARGIFANGTNIVPLLRELRGLGDCLVFGYDDEIHTLEDFDPEQCYVWWDVLLTTDKGTDAIHDVFMFVDDRAEIDISVVDQPDDGDIDERKLGHILVERGDITGAQMDEAVTAQKRFGEILTESGVVSDTTIESALAEQQIVREKRRQRSDENQSIRVPVDKLTLLVNLVGELVTAQARLNQIASGSREPALLGITEEMERLVADLRDNALSIRMLPIGTTFSRFRRVVRDLSADLGKEIELQTTGAEVELDKTMIERLADPLVHLIRNSVDHGVETPEAREASGKSRHGVIHLSAEHSEAHVVVTIRDDGAGMDPEKIRAKAVKNGLISADDPIQPPEIYKLVFEAGFSTAQSLTSVSGRGVGMDVVKRSVEGLRGSVSVDSELGKGTTVTLKLPLTLAIIEGLLVRVEDERYVIPLSLVDECTDLTQDDLQRAHGREVVEMRGHLVPYTSLRKFFHDGRPAPAVQQLVITHSDGQGFGLVVDEVEGQIQAVIKNLGRMYEHIEGFSGATILGDGTVALILDVQALSRGAQREELMAVGQSS is encoded by the coding sequence CGATCAAGGGCTCGGGCGCGATGAACGGCTTCGACACCATCGCCGAGTTCACGCACGACATCGAGACCATGTTCGACAAGGTGCGCGAGGGTGAGCTGAGCATCGATCGCGAGATCGTCGACCTCGGGCTCCGAGCGAAGGACCACATCCGGGGCCTGCTGAACGACGACGCAGAGGTGAGTGCCGGCGCGCCGATCCTCGTGCGCGTGAAGCAGATCATGGGCGGTGACGCCGGCGATGCCGACGCTCCGAAGACACAGGCAGCATCCCGGAAGAAGGAACCGGTCACCTATCGTGTCCGTTTCAAGCCCGCGCGGGGAATCTTCGCCAACGGCACGAACATCGTTCCGCTGCTGCGCGAACTGCGCGGCCTGGGCGACTGTCTGGTCTTCGGATACGACGACGAGATCCACACCCTCGAGGACTTCGACCCCGAGCAGTGCTACGTGTGGTGGGACGTCCTGCTGACCACCGACAAGGGCACCGATGCGATCCACGACGTGTTCATGTTCGTCGACGACCGTGCCGAGATCGACATCTCCGTGGTCGACCAGCCCGACGACGGCGACATCGACGAACGGAAGCTCGGCCACATCCTCGTCGAGCGCGGCGACATCACCGGCGCGCAGATGGACGAGGCCGTCACGGCGCAGAAGCGTTTCGGCGAGATCCTGACCGAGAGCGGTGTGGTCAGCGACACCACCATCGAATCGGCCCTGGCCGAGCAGCAGATCGTGCGCGAGAAGCGCCGCCAACGCAGCGACGAGAACCAGAGCATCCGTGTGCCCGTCGACAAACTCACGCTGCTCGTGAACCTGGTCGGCGAGCTGGTCACCGCACAGGCACGCCTGAACCAGATCGCCTCGGGGTCGCGTGAACCCGCTCTGCTCGGGATCACCGAGGAGATGGAGCGGCTGGTGGCCGACCTGCGCGACAATGCGCTCAGCATCCGCATGCTACCAATCGGCACCACCTTCAGCCGCTTCCGCCGCGTTGTGCGCGACCTGTCGGCAGACCTGGGCAAGGAAATCGAACTGCAGACCACCGGGGCCGAGGTCGAGCTCGACAAGACCATGATCGAGCGCCTGGCCGACCCGCTGGTACACCTGATCCGCAACTCGGTCGATCACGGGGTCGAGACCCCCGAGGCACGCGAAGCCTCCGGCAAGTCCCGCCACGGTGTGATCCACCTCTCGGCCGAGCACTCCGAGGCGCACGTCGTGGTCACCATCCGCGACGACGGCGCAGGCATGGATCCCGAGAAGATCCGCGCGAAGGCCGTGAAGAACGGGCTGATCAGCGCCGATGACCCGATCCAGCCACCGGAGATCTACAAGCTCGTCTTCGAGGCAGGTTTCTCCACCGCCCAATCGCTCACCAGCGTCAGCGGACGCGGCGTGGGCATGGACGTGGTGAAGCGGTCCGTGGAGGGCCTGCGGGGTTCGGTGTCGGTGGACAGCGAACTCGGCAAGGGCACCACCGTGACCCTGAAACTCCCGCTCACGTTGGCCATCATCGAGGGTCTGCTCGTGCGCGTGGAGGACGAACGCTACGTGATCCCGCTGAGTCTGGTCGACGAATGCACCGACCTCACGCAGGACGACCTCCAGCGTGCCCACGGTCGAGAGGTCGTCGAGATGCGAGGGCATCTGGTGCCCTACACCTCGTTGCGGAAGTTCTTCCACGACGGCCGGCCGGCGCCCGCGGTCCAACAGCTGGTGATCACCCATTCCGACGGCCAGGGCTTCGGCCTGGTCGTCGACGAGGTCGAGGGACAGATCCAGGCAGTGATCAAGAATCTCGGCCGCATGTACGAGCACATCGAGGGCTTCAGCGGAGCCACGATCCTGGGCGACGGGACCGTGGCGCTGATCCTCGACGTGCAGGCATTGAGCCGTGGGGCTCAACGCGAGGAACTCATGGCCGTCGGTCAGTCCTCGTGA
- a CDS encoding methyl-accepting chemotaxis protein — translation MIKNVKIGAKLGAGFGLLIALTVVLGVIAISSMNNIKEKSNWLAEEYVPEVRIANDLERSSLLTMYAMRGYGLTANEAYFDDATDALVEVSGAMDRAGELADDSTQLTLLESAIGDVREAVTTYDGLKKDTADRNGELEAARSLLDEAAADYMEATEALLAIQTQRLKSEIVAGDPPAKVDERRRKVELLNDVIDVGNATRIAAWKAQANRDPDELREAYEHFQKMDTIFADLREITRLDADIAKIDATESAAGQYQEGMRELETAWVGLNELGKQRDVAGGEVLEKAQAIASKGIEETERIAQEAQAALQQASVVLITGLSICAVIGIVFAIFITRTITGPLGKGVAFARELANGDLTQNIDIEQKDEVGLLANALNSMVEQLRKVVGDVKSNADNVSTGSEELSTASQKVSQGSAQQASSIEEVSSSMEEMASNIRQNAENASQTEKIATQASQMATEGGQAVDKTVAAMNQIAERINIVGEIAGQTNLLALNAAIEAARAGEHGKGFAVVASEVRKLAERSQKAAAEISELSTSSVEVATQAGEMLGKIVPDIQKTADLVQEISAASSEQNAGADQINLAIQQLDEVIQQNASASEEMAATSEELAGQADSLQQGVAFFRVDESHRVVRAARPTAKPVVASAPKPTSKPASKPAPSPQPKAEAEKVEDAVVGVALDMGADDDDDGFETY, via the coding sequence GTGATCAAGAACGTGAAGATCGGGGCGAAGCTCGGTGCGGGCTTCGGGCTCTTGATCGCCCTGACCGTCGTGCTGGGCGTGATCGCCATCTCGAGCATGAACAACATCAAGGAGAAGTCCAACTGGCTGGCGGAGGAATACGTTCCGGAGGTCCGGATCGCCAACGACCTCGAGCGCAGCAGCCTGTTGACCATGTACGCCATGCGCGGCTACGGACTGACCGCCAACGAGGCCTACTTCGACGACGCCACGGACGCGCTCGTCGAGGTCAGCGGGGCCATGGACCGTGCCGGAGAACTGGCCGACGACTCGACCCAGCTCACGCTGCTCGAGAGCGCCATTGGCGATGTGCGCGAGGCGGTCACCACCTACGACGGCCTGAAGAAGGACACCGCCGACCGCAACGGCGAGCTCGAGGCGGCTCGTTCTCTCCTGGACGAGGCCGCAGCCGACTACATGGAAGCCACCGAGGCCCTGCTCGCCATACAGACCCAGCGCCTGAAGTCGGAGATCGTCGCTGGCGATCCGCCCGCGAAGGTCGACGAGCGCCGTCGCAAGGTCGAGCTGCTGAACGACGTCATCGACGTGGGGAATGCCACACGGATCGCCGCCTGGAAGGCCCAGGCCAACCGCGACCCGGACGAGCTGCGCGAGGCCTACGAACACTTCCAGAAGATGGACACGATCTTCGCCGACCTACGAGAGATCACCCGTCTCGATGCCGACATTGCCAAGATCGACGCGACCGAGAGCGCCGCTGGCCAGTACCAGGAGGGCATGCGGGAGCTGGAGACGGCCTGGGTCGGCCTGAACGAGCTGGGCAAGCAGCGCGACGTGGCGGGGGGCGAGGTCCTCGAGAAGGCCCAGGCCATTGCTTCGAAGGGGATCGAGGAGACCGAGAGAATTGCTCAGGAGGCCCAGGCCGCCTTGCAGCAGGCCTCCGTCGTGCTGATCACCGGCCTGTCGATCTGCGCCGTCATCGGCATCGTCTTCGCCATCTTCATCACGCGCACCATCACCGGCCCGCTGGGCAAGGGTGTGGCCTTCGCGCGCGAGCTGGCCAACGGTGACCTGACGCAGAACATCGACATCGAGCAGAAGGACGAGGTCGGTCTGCTGGCCAACGCTCTCAACAGCATGGTCGAGCAGCTGCGCAAGGTCGTCGGCGACGTCAAGTCGAACGCAGACAACGTTTCGACCGGCTCCGAGGAGCTCAGCACGGCCTCGCAGAAGGTGTCGCAGGGCTCGGCCCAGCAGGCATCTTCGATCGAAGAGGTCAGCTCGAGCATGGAGGAGATGGCCAGCAACATCCGTCAGAACGCCGAGAACGCGTCGCAGACGGAAAAGATCGCCACCCAGGCCAGTCAGATGGCCACCGAGGGCGGTCAGGCCGTCGACAAGACCGTCGCCGCCATGAACCAGATCGCCGAGCGCATCAACATCGTGGGCGAGATCGCCGGTCAGACCAACCTGCTGGCCCTGAACGCCGCGATCGAGGCCGCCCGGGCCGGCGAGCACGGCAAGGGCTTCGCCGTGGTCGCAAGCGAGGTACGCAAGCTGGCCGAGCGCAGCCAGAAGGCCGCGGCCGAGATCAGCGAGCTGTCGACGAGCAGCGTCGAGGTCGCCACGCAGGCTGGCGAGATGCTCGGCAAGATCGTGCCCGACATCCAGAAGACCGCCGACCTGGTCCAGGAGATCAGCGCGGCCAGCAGCGAGCAGAACGCCGGCGCCGACCAGATCAACCTGGCGATCCAGCAGCTCGACGAAGTGATCCAACAGAACGCCTCGGCGAGCGAAGAGATGGCCGCCACGAGCGAGGAGCTCGCCGGCCAGGCCGACAGCCTGCAGCAGGGCGTGGCCTTCTTCCGCGTCGACGAGAGTCACCGCGTGGTGCGTGCAGCGCGTCCGACCGCGAAGCCGGTCGTGGCCTCCGCGCCGAAGCCGACCTCGAAGCCGGCGTCGAAGCCCGCACCGAGTCCGCAACCGAAGGCCGAGGCCGAGAAGGTCGAAGACGCCGTGGTCGGCGTGGCGCTGGACATGGGTGCCGATGACGACGACGACGGCTTCGAGACCTACTGA
- a CDS encoding chemotaxis protein CheW translates to MSLETTSATSQYLTFRLGDEIFALEIFKVREVLEYRSVTRVPRTPPFMRGVINLRGAVVPVVDLHMKFGTGETEKTPDTCIVIAEVDFDGEKMYLGALADSVEEVFDMDASQIEPPPRMGTHLNVDFIKGMGKKDEEFVIILDVDRVFSNDEMASVLENSLRVSDHEAEAATGEPQKRNAD, encoded by the coding sequence GTGAGCTTGGAAACCACCAGTGCCACTTCGCAGTACCTGACTTTCCGCCTCGGCGACGAGATCTTCGCCCTGGAGATCTTCAAGGTCCGCGAAGTGCTCGAGTACCGCTCGGTGACCCGCGTGCCGCGCACACCACCCTTCATGCGAGGGGTCATCAACCTGCGCGGTGCCGTGGTCCCGGTGGTCGACCTTCACATGAAGTTCGGCACCGGCGAGACCGAGAAGACCCCGGACACGTGCATCGTGATCGCCGAGGTCGACTTCGACGGTGAGAAGATGTACCTGGGGGCCCTGGCCGACTCGGTCGAAGAGGTGTTCGACATGGACGCCTCGCAGATCGAGCCGCCGCCCCGCATGGGCACGCACCTGAACGTCGACTTCATCAAGGGCATGGGCAAGAAGGACGAGGAATTCGTCATCATCCTCGACGTCGATCGCGTGTTCTCCAACGACGAAATGGCCAGCGTGCTGGAGAACAGCCTTCGCGTTTCGGACCACGAGGCCGAGGCGGCGACCGGTGAGCCCCAGAAGCGCAACGCCGACTGA